Proteins from one Microtus pennsylvanicus isolate mMicPen1 chromosome 7, mMicPen1.hap1, whole genome shotgun sequence genomic window:
- the Rpl10a gene encoding large ribosomal subunit protein uL1 isoform X1 produces MSSKVSRDTLYEAVREVLHGNQRKRRKFLETVELQISLKNYDPQKDKRFSGTVRLKSTPRPKFSVCVLGDQQHCDEAKAVDIPHMDIEALKKLNKNKKLVKKLAKKYDAFLASESLIKQIPRILGPGLNKAGKFPSLLTHNENMVAKVDEVKSTIKFQMKKVLCLAVAVGHVKMTDDELVYNIHLAVNFLVSLLKKNWQNVRALYIKSTMGKPQRLY; encoded by the exons ATGAG CAGCAAAGTCTCTCGCGACACCCTGTACGAGGCGGTGCGGGAGGTCCTGCACGGGAACCAGCGCAAGCGCCGCAA GTTTCTGGAAACGGTGGAGCTGCAAATCAGCCTGAAGAACTACGACCCCCAGAAGGACAAGCGTTTCTCGGGCACCGTCAG GCTCAAGTCCACCCCTCGCCCCAAGTTCTCGGTGTGCGTCCTGGGGGACCAGCAGCACTGCGATGAGGCCAAGGCCGTGGATATCCCCCACATGGACATCGAGGCGCTGAAGAAGCTCAATAAGAACAAGAAGTTGGTCAAAAAACTGG CCAAGAAGTATGACGCCTTTCTGGCTTCTGAGTCTCTGATCAAGCAGATCCCACGTATCCTGGGCCCAGGCCTGAACAAGGCTGGCAAGTTCCCTTCCCTGCTGACACACAATGAAAACATGGTGGCCAAAGTGGACGAGGTGAAGTCCACGATCAAGTTCCAGATGAAGAAG gtgctgTGTCTGGCTGTCGCTGTCGGCCACGTGAAGATGACGGACGACGAGCTGGTCTACAACATCCACTTGGCTGTCAATTTCTTGGTGTCCTTGCTCAAGAAGAACTGGCAAAATGTCCGGGCTTTGTATATCAAGAGTACCATGGGCAAGCCCCAGCGTCTTTACTAG
- the Rpl10a gene encoding large ribosomal subunit protein uL1 isoform X2, whose product MDIEALKKLNKNKKLVKKLAKKYDAFLASESLIKQIPRILGPGLNKAGKFPSLLTHNENMVAKVDEVKSTIKFQMKKVLCLAVAVGHVKMTDDELVYNIHLAVNFLVSLLKKNWQNVRALYIKSTMGKPQRLY is encoded by the exons ATGGACATCGAGGCGCTGAAGAAGCTCAATAAGAACAAGAAGTTGGTCAAAAAACTGG CCAAGAAGTATGACGCCTTTCTGGCTTCTGAGTCTCTGATCAAGCAGATCCCACGTATCCTGGGCCCAGGCCTGAACAAGGCTGGCAAGTTCCCTTCCCTGCTGACACACAATGAAAACATGGTGGCCAAAGTGGACGAGGTGAAGTCCACGATCAAGTTCCAGATGAAGAAG gtgctgTGTCTGGCTGTCGCTGTCGGCCACGTGAAGATGACGGACGACGAGCTGGTCTACAACATCCACTTGGCTGTCAATTTCTTGGTGTCCTTGCTCAAGAAGAACTGGCAAAATGTCCGGGCTTTGTATATCAAGAGTACCATGGGCAAGCCCCAGCGTCTTTACTAG